The window CTCGGGCGGGGTGGCGCGGACGCGGTCCAGTTCCTCCTCGACGGTGGGGGAGGGGCCGGCGGGGTGCGGGCTGAGGAAGTCGGGGACGTAGCCGCCGCCGTCGAGCGCGAGCGCGCCGAGCAGGGGCAGCCGGGCCCGCCGCAGGACGCGCCGGGCGCGGGCGACCCAGGGATCGGCGTCGTCGGCCGGCCGCAGGCCCCAGGGCAGCAGGGTGGCGGTGACCTCATGCAGGGGTGAGACGGCGAAGCGGGAGCGGGCGAGACCCGCGGCGTCGACGGTGAGCTGGATCATGGGCTTCCCCCTGTCCCCGGGTCTCCTGACCCTTCGAAGCTGTTCGAATCGTGACACGAACGCTCGCGGCGCAGGGTGCCCTCGGCGCAGTCTGATGGCGGACGTAGCGGAGGGGACCGGAGCGGGGGGAGAGGACGTGCCGGGGATACGGGGGAAGAGCGGGACAAGGGGAATCCGGCGGCGGGGAGCACGGACGACGGCCGTGGCGGCCGCCGCCTTCGGTGCCCTGCTGCTGTCGGGCACCTGTACGTCGGCCGCCCAGGACCGGCAGGCCGCGGCGCCGACCGGGGGGAGCGGGGGACCCCCGTCGGCCGAAGGGAGTGGGGGACTCCCGGCAGCCGGGGAGAGCGGGGGACTCTCCGGCGCCGTGGCCTGCCCCGGTCTGGACGGTTTCACCTGCGCCACCCTGACAGTCCCGCTCGACCACAGCGGCCGCGCCCCTGGCCGGCTCGGTCTGAAGGTGGCGATGGCGGACAACGCCAAGGCCCCGCGGGGCGTCCTGCTCTTCCTGACGGGCGGCCCGGGCCAGCCGGGCGTGCCGTACGTGGCACGCCTGCGCCAGAAGCTGGCCCCGGTGCTGAAGGACTACCGCCTGGTCATGGTCGACCAGCGAGGTACAGGCGGCGGCGCCCTGCAATGCCCGGATCTGCAGCGGCAGATGGGCTCGTCCGACCTCACCCCGCCCACCGAGCAGGCGGTCACGGACTGCGCGACGGCTCTCGGCCCCGACCGCCGCTACTACGGCACGAACGACACGGTCGCGGACCTGGAACTGCTCCGCCGGGCACTGGGCGCGCGGAAGATGACCCTCGACGGCGTCTCCTACGGCACGTACACCGCCGAGCGCTACGCCCTCGCGCACCCCGGTCACGTGGCCCGCCTGGTCCTGGACTCGGTGGTCCCGCAGACGGGCTACGACCCCATGGACCGCGCGGCCCTGCGTGCTGCGCCGCGGGTGCTGACCCAGGCGTGCGAGGCGATCGCCTGTACGACGGACCCGGCGGCGGATCTGGCCGAGGTCGTCGACACGTACGACAACGGCGTGGACGTCCTGGACGCGCTGACGACCTGGGGGTTCGTGGACCCGGACTACCGGGCGATGATCGAGGCCCTGCACGAGGCGGCGAACGGCGATCCGGCCCCCCTCCGGCGCCTGATCACCGGCACTCGCCAGGGCAGCGCGGCGACCGCGGAGGAGCTGAGCCAGGGACTGCACGCGGCGACCCTGTGCCTGGACGGCCGCTACCCGTGGGGGCGTTCGGACGCACCGGTGGCGGGCCGCGCGGACGCCCTGGCCAAGGCCGCCGCGCGGCTGACGCCCGCCGACTACGGTCCCTTCGACGCCGCCACGGCGACCGGCAACGGCTCGATGCTCAGCTGCCTTTACTGGCCCAGCACCCCGGCACCCCCGCTGCCTTCAGCCCACCGCCGCCTTCCGGCCGTACCGGTGCTGCTCCTGGGCGGCGACCGTGACCTGTCGACCCCGGTGGAATGGCTCTACGACCAGAAGAGGCTGACCCCACGAGCCCGTGTGGTGGTGGTCCCGGGCGCCGCGCACTCGGTACAGAGCCGGGCGACGAGTGACGTGGGCCGCGAGGCGGTGCACGACTTCCTGCTGGGACGCTGAGGGCAGGCCGGCAGCGCGGCTGCCGGCCGACCTCGTTCTTGAGCGGCCGTACGCGATCTCGGGGCGCTCGCCACGATGGCCTTCGCGACCGCTACCCGGTCGTCTTCACGCACGGCTGGGGTCCCGGCAGGTAGTTGTGCGCCCACCGCCCGAGTTCTTTCAGCGCGGGCCCCAGTGCGGCTCCCGCCTCCGTCAGCCGGTACGTCATCCGCAGCGGCGGGCCCTCGTCGACCTCGCGCAGCACGAGTCCCGCGGCGCCGAGTTCGGCGATTGGCATGCTTGGTGCTCGTCATGAGTGGGAATCCGGCGCTGCTACTGACACCGTGCAATGTTGGATTTACGAAGTAGCTCTCCTTCTAGGCATATTGATGCCGTCTTCGTTGGGAAGATGGCTGCTTGTGTGCTGCTGAGGACCGAACGGTTGAGGTTGCATGTCTGGCGAGTTCGTCCGGGCGGATGAGGGGATGAGTCGAGGGAACATCCCTGCGGCTGCCGGGAACAGGCCGCCGCCATGTGCTCGGCGACATTGAGGGGACCGACCATCCCCGCCCGCGGGGATGGTCCCTGCTTGATCTGCCCGAACTTCTGCTGGAGTCCGTGCTTCCCGCGCGCCCGCGGGGATGGTCCTGCATTCTCCGCAGCGAACTCGTGGCAGCCGAAGAAGTAGCCGGCCGAAGTCCGTGCGGCCCCAGGGGCCCTTCAGGCTGCCATCAGTGCCGCCAGGGCGCGGTCCATTGCGGCGTTGAATTCTTCCGGTGTCAGCGGCAGACGGGACTTGACGTCCCGGCTCCACTGGTCGGCGAGGACCTCGGCGGAGCCCGTCTCGACACCGTCGAGCGCCGCGTCGGCCAGGTCCGACGGAGCGATCTTGTCCACGGGCCAGCCCGCTGCCATGTCGGTGTCGGCCAGGCCGAGGTGTACCGCTGTGACGAGCGTGCCCTGCTCGGCGAGCTCCAGGCGGACACCGTTGGTCATGGCCCAGGCGGCGGCCTTGGTCAGGTGGTAGGCATTGGCGCCCTTGACCCCGAACCACGACATGGCGGAGAGGACGTTGACGATTGCGCCCCCGCCGTTGTTGGCGAGCGCCGGCGCGAACTCCCGGATCATTCCCAGGTGGCCGAACAGGTTGGTTTCCAGCTCGTGCCGCACTGCGTCCAGCGAACCGGTCACCAGGTCGGTCCCCGTATTGATTCCCGCGTTGTTGATGAGGAGCGAAACGTCCGGGGCGGCCTCGGCGGCGGCCTTCACGGATGCGGGATCGGTGATGTCGAGGGGCAGTACCTCGACCCCGGGCAGGTCCACGGTCTGCGGTCGGCGGGCCGTCGCGTAGACCTTGCGGGCGCCCCGTTCGAGCAGGCGCTGGGAGAAGGCGCGGCCCAGGCCGCGGTTGGCTCCGGTGACAAGGGCGACGGAGTTGTTGATATCCATGGCCGGTACGCTAAAACCTGACGCTAGCGTCAGAGGCAAGTGCTGGTCGTCAGGGCCAGGGGTGAGAGGAATCACCATGACTGTCACAGTGGCCGCGGCCGAGCGGTTGATCCGCATCGGCGAGGTGGCACGAGGTGCCGGCGTCTCAGTGCGCGCCGTGCGCTACTACGAGCAGCAAGGGCTGCTCGTCGCGGAGCGCAGCCCGTCCGGTCAGCGCCTGTACCGGCAGGACGCCATCGCCCTGGTCCGCTTCTTCCAGCAGATGTTTGCCGTCGGCCTCACCAGCCGAAGGATCGCCGAACTCCTGCCGTGCTGGGACTCCGGGCACACCGACGCCGAGCAACGAGCCATGCTGCGAGCCGAACGCGAGCGCATCCAGGCCAAGATCGACGACTTGCAGGCCGCCCTGGACCACCTCGACGAGGTCATCGCGATCACGGACACGCACCCGTAGGCGCGGTCGGCCAGACGTCTCTTCAGCGATCTGACCTTGCTGTCTTGGTTGGGGCGATGAGGAGTGGTTGAGGGGGAACTGTTGTCGGGCGGCCGATGTGATTTTCGGTGTTCGGGCAGGGCGGAGACCAGCGTTGTGGTCTGGTTCTCCAGGGTCTTTGCGGTCGTAGGCCGTCAGGGTTTGCCGGTCAGCTGGCAGGACGGTGTAGTGCGGCCATGCGAGGGAAGGCCTTGACCCCTGATGTTGGACACGCGAGACACTGGATCCTTAAGGATCTGAGAACGGACATCTCGTGGTCATGAAGAACTGTCCGCCGCAGTTCAAGGCGGACGCGGTCGCGCTGTACCAGTCGCGGCCCGGGGCAACGATCAGGTCGGTTGCCGCCGATCTGGGGATCAAGAACTGATGACGTTCGGCGGTCAGCCCGCCCCCTTTTGGATACCGCGTGCCTCCGGTGATACCGGGGCCGACGGCCAGCGGTCAGCCCCTAGGACACCACGAGTTCAACCTCAGTAGAGGGTGTCTGAAAAGCTGGTCAGCGGGCTGGTCTTGCGAGGCGGCGCAGAAGGATCAGGGCCATGGCGAGGTAGATGGCGTTCTCCGAATTGACGCGCAGGTACTCGTAGTCCTTCGAGAGACGGCGGCAGCGCCCCAGCCAGGCAAACGACCGTTCTACCACCCAACGGCGCGGGACAACCGTGAAGTTGGGCACCTCCCACGGTGGCGTTTCCGCCCGAGCCCAGGTGGAGCGGAAGCCGCCGTCGCGGCGCGCCCATGTGAACTGGGCACTCATCACCATGATGATCCGGCGCCTGACCCGCAAGAACCCCCGAACGGGCCAGTGGACACGGAAGGCACCGGCCGCCGGCTGACGAGGGTCGTTCTACTCGTTGGCTCCAACACCTCGTCCGCCCCGCGCCGGCGCCGCTTCTTGTTGTCCCGGTCGTGCATGGCCTCGATGAGGTCGTTGGAAGGCGTGCGGCCCTCGGCCTGGGCAAGCGCCTTGAACTTGTCGCGTGGTGGTTTGGACGGGCGGAGCCTGACTCGCGTCGGCGACGTCCACAGCTCCGGTGTCGGTGATCAGGTGCAGATCTCCGGTCATGTCGGCGGGGCGCATCAGGCTTTCTTCGTGGGTTCGTGGTGGGCGCGGCCGGTCAGTACGGCCGCGGTCTGGGTGAGGTGCTGGGTCAGTACCTCGGCCGCGGTGTCGGCGTCGCGGGCCAGCGCCGCCTCCTCCAGTCGGCGGTGCTCGCCGACGTGGTCCCGGTCGGGGTTGTGGTGCGCCGACCAGCGGCGGGCGAGTTCACTCGCGGTCCACATCCGGTCGAAGGTCTCCAGCAGCACGGGGTTGCCGCACCCCTCCAGCAGGGTGCGGTGGAAGACCCGGTGTGCTTCGGACCACGCGCTGCTGTAGTAGTCGCCCTCCTCGGGCTCGTACGCGGGGGTGCGGGCCAGACGGTGGTGGGCGGCTCGTACGCGGGCCTCCCAGTCGACGTCCCCGCGCTCGACGGACATGCGCAGCAGGACCGGTTCGATGGTCCGGCGAGCCTCCGCGATCTCCTGCCAGCGGCGGTCGGAGAAGGCGGGGACGGCGAACCCGCGGTTGGCCAGCCGGTCGGCGAGACCCTCGCCGACCACCCGAACGAGCGCCTCACGCACGACGGCCAGGCTCACGCCCTGTTCCTTGGCGAGCTCCTGCGGTTTGAGGGCGTCACCGGGGGCGTGGTCTCCGCGCATGATCGCGTCCCGAATGTGTGCGTATACCTGCTCGGAGAGCATCTGCTTCCCCGGCGGCGAGGTCGAGGTGTGGGCCGTCTCGGTCATGCCCTCAGCATAGACGATTCCAGAGATAATCGATTATCTGTGTTATCGTCGATTTAGAGCTGGTGAGGAGCGACGGACGTATCCCTATGCGGGCCTGCGTCGGCCGCATCACCGGCACCCACCCCAGAGCACAGTCCTGAAAGGAACGACGCGATGAGCGCCAACGACCCCTTCGCCCGCCTCCCCGAGGCGGCCTCCTTCACCGTTACCAGCGCCACCGTCACCGACGGTGCCGCCTGGTCGCCCGAGCAGTTCTCCGGCATCTTCGGCGTCCCCGGCGGGAAGGACGTCTCGCCGCAGCTGTCCTGGAGCGGCGCCCCGGAAGGCACCAAGAGCTACGCCGTCACCGTCTACGACCCCGATGCCCCCACCGGGTCCGGGTTCTGGCACTGGGCGGTCGCCGACATCCCCGCCACCGTCACCGAACTGCCCGAAGGCGCCGGCGACGACACCGGCTCGGGCCTGCCCGAGGGCGCCTTCCAGCTGCCGGGCGACGCCCGCGCCGCCCGCTTCATCGGCGCCGCCCCGCCGGCCGGGCACGGCCCGCACCGCTACTTCGTCGTGGTGCACGCCCTCGGCGTCGAGTCCATCGGCGTCGCAGCCGACGCCACCCCTGCCGTCCTCGGCTTCACCATGGCCGGCCACATCCTCGGCCGCGCGGTCCTGACCGCCACCGCCGAGACCCGCGCCTGACCATCAGCATGTCCCGACTCATCGACACCACGGAGACGTATCTCCGCACCACGCTGGAGCTCGAGGAGGAAGGCACGGTCCCCCTGCGCGTCCGCATCGCCGAACGTCTGAACCAGAGCGGCCCCACCGTCAGCCAGACCGTGGCCCGGATGGAGCGCGATGGTCTGCTGCACGTCGCGCTCGACCGGCACCTGGAGTTGACGCCGGAGGGCCGCCGGCTCGCCACGCGCGTGTTGCGCAAGCACCGGCTCGCGGAGTGCCTGCTCGTCGACGTGATCGGGCTGGAGTGGGAACAGGTGCATGCCGAAGCCTGCCGCTGGGAGCACGTGATGAGCGAGGCCGTGGAGCGGCGCGTGCTCAAACTGCTCAACCACCCCACCGAGTCGCCGTACGGCAACCCGATCCCGGGCCTTCAGGAACTCGGCGAGAAGAGCACCGTGGATCCGTTCCCCGACGAAAGCATGGTCAGACTCAGCGACCTCAAGCCCGGGCCGAACGGCGCGAGCGCGGTCGTACGGCGCATAAGGGAGCTGATCCAAACCGACCCCCAACTGATGTACACCCTGCGGCACGCCGGGGTGCAGCCCGGCGCGGTCGTGACCGTGACGTCATTGCCCGGCGGCGTGATAGTCGGCAACGGCGGGGAGGCCGCCGAACTCACCACGCAGACTGCCGCGCACGTCTTTGTGACCAAACGCTGAGCCCAGCCGGGTGCCGGCCCGTTGCCGTGGCCCGTGCAGGCACGAGGATGGCCCTCGACCACGATCGTGGTCGAGGGCCATCCTCGTTGATTCAGCGGAAGGTGTACATGAGGTTGCCCCGCAGGTGACGGCCGGCCAGTTCTCCCCGGGCTGCCGGGACCTCGTCGACGACGCGTGCATTCTGGACAGCGAATGCACGCACCAACCGGGCCCACGATCACTCAACGAGCCGGGTTGAAAAGCACCTACTCAGCACCGCCGCCGACCTCCTCTTCGACCACCGCCGGGCCTGGACCGGCGGCGGCAAGTGGCTGCCCCGCCGTCTGTTGCAGGCCGACCCCGAGCGCGGAGCGCTCCTCGGCGGCTACCGCCGCCTCTGTGAGAGAGGCGAGCCGCAGGGCTTCGCCGACGCCGCCGCAGAGATCCTCGCTCTCGCGGGCGGCCCTCTTCGCGAGGGCTACGCCCGAAGCTGGCGCGCCGCCCTGTGACGACCGCAGGCTGTCAATCCCCTCGAACTGTGGAGGCCTTCCTGTGCAGCCAGTTCCTCGGTGAGGCCGGCCCGGTAGCCGTGTTCGTAGTCGATCGGGCTCTGAGGCCGCACACGCTGTGTAGCCGACGGCCGTTGTAGAAGCCGGCGATCCAGGTCGCGATCCGGAGGCGGGCTTCGGTGCGGGTGGTGAAGGTGTGCCGGTGGACGTACGCGGCCTTCCGCACGCTGCTGAACGCCTCGCTGACGGCATGGTCGAAGCACGAGCCGACCCGGCCCATGGACGGGAAGACACCAGCCGAAGCCCTCAACGAGCATCTGCTATCGGCCCAGGAAGCCGGTGTTGCGACGACCGGTTGAGTCCAGGCTCGCCGGCGCGGTCGTGTGGAAAATGACGCCGCGCACGTCGCCGCCGCCGGGTTGTCCCGGCCGCGTGCGGGGCGGCGACGACCTGGCCACGGTCATGTCTGCGCACCAGACGAGGTCAGGTGCCTCGGCGGTGAAGTCCCTCCGCACGAAGTCCGGGGCGGCCGGCCGTTTCCCCGGGGTCAGTCCCCGCCGTCTGCGCACCTTCCGCGCGACCAGGCCTGTCGCCAGGCCCGCGACTGGAGCCAGGTCGAGCGGGCCGAGCGCCTCGTGCAGGCCCGCGCCGATGGGCCGGCGTCGGTCCTCGACGCCGCCCGGCAGATCCGCACTGCCCCAGGACGACGTCGCTGGCGCGCTGGGCATCAGCCGCAGCCTCTACGCCGCCGTCGAGCAGGGTAAGCGGGCGGCGAGCGCCCGAGACGACCGCGCTCGCCGCGGCTGTGCACACCTCGGTCGACCAGGTCCGCCGGGCGCTGCCGCCGTCGCCGGCGTGATGGCTCAGCCGTCGCCGGGGCCGAGGAAGAGCGTTGACGCGGAGTGGGAAGTGGTCAGGGCCGGCGGCCCGAGCTTGGGCACCGCGGCCCCTTTGCCGTCCGGGCGCGAGAGGTACAGAGGTTGTGGCCTGTCCAGTGCGACGCAGGTCAGCGGCGGGGTAGCACGCCCAGGAGGGTTGCGGTCAGGGCCAGCTTCAAGGAGTCCTTCAGCTCCAAATGGAAGCGGGCCAGGTCGGGCTCGGCCTGGTAGGCCGCCTGCAGGCTGGGTGGGGGTGTGCTGTACGCCGACAGCGCGCCGGCCATGACCATGGTTTGCAGGCTGAACAGTGTTGCGTTCTCGCCCAGCTCCGGCAGGTACTTCAGGAGCAGGGCGGTCATGGTTGTCAGGCGGTCCAGGGAGGCGCGCTTGTAGCGGGCTACGACCTCGACGGAGACGTTGTGTTCCAGGACGCTGCCCTGTGCGCCGAAGAGGTCGCACAGCACCACTCGGCTGGAGAGTGAGCGGCTGAGGATCTCGGCCACCGCTGCCGCTCGCTCGGCCATGGGTAGATTTTTGTCGATGCCGGCCGCCAACTCGCCTGCCAGTTCCGTCAGCCACTCCTGCAGGAAGTGGTCCAGCAGTTCCAGCAGCACCGCCTCGCGAGACTCGAAGTAGCGCAGCACGTTCGGCTTCGCCAGGCCTACCCGGCGGCTGAGCTCGTTCAGGGTGACCGCGGCCACAGGCATCTCGTCGAGCATCGCGGACGCCGTGTCGAGGATCGCCCGTCGGCGCATCTCCCGCTGCTCTTCGGTTCGCGCCCGCTGGAAAGTCACGATCACCAGCCTAACTTAGGTACCTGCGGTACGTTGACAACGTACCGAAAGTACTTTAACGTCGATCGGCACAAGATACCTTCGGTATGTTAGTTAGTTGGGGGCCTGGCATGAGCAAGAAGTGGACGACGGCGAACATTCCGGACCAGCGCGGGCGGGTGGCCGTGGTGACCGGGGCCAACACCGGACTGGGGTACGAGACCGCCAAGGCGCTCGCCGAGCGCGGGGCGTCCGTGGTGCTCGCCGTGCGCAACGCAAAGAAGGGCGAACAGGCCGCCGCCCGCATGACCGGCGACGTGACCGTGCAGGCGCTGGACCTGACCTCGCTCGACTCCGTCCGGACCGCGGCGGCGGCGCTGCGGTCCCGGCTCGACCGGATCGACCTGCTGATCAACAACGCCGGCGTGATGTACACCCCGAAGCAGACCACCCGGGACGGCTTCGAGATGCAGTTCGCCACCAACCACCTCGGCCACTTCGCGCTCACCGGGCTGGTGCTGGACCTGATGCTGCCGGTGCCCGGCTCGCGCGTGGTGACGGTCAGCAGCACCGGCCACCGCATCCGGGCCGCGATCCACTTCGACGACCTGCAGTGGGAGCGGTCGTACAGCCGGGCCGCCGCCTATGGTCAGTCCAAGCTGGCCAACCTGATGTTCACCTACGAGCTGCAGCGCCGGCTCGCCACGCACGGCACCACCGTCGCGGTGGCCGCGCACCCCGGCATGTCCAGCACCGAGCTCGCCCGCAACATCCCCGCGGCCTTCCGGCTTCCGCTCACCTGGCTCGCGCCGCTGATCACCCAGAAGCCGGCGATGGGCGCGCTGCCGACCCTGCGCGCCGCCACCGACCCCGCCGCGCTCGGCGGCCAGTACTACGGTCCCGGCGGACGCAACGAGGTCATGGGCCACCCCCGGCTGGTCACCTCCAGCCCGGAGTCGTACGAGCTAGCCGTCCAACAACGGCTGTGGGCCGTGTCCGAAGACCTCACCGGGGTGAAGTTCCCCGTCGTTCAGTCCCGGCAGAACTCGTTTCCCTCCGGATCGGCCATCACGATGTAGCCCGCGCTGGTAGGAGGCGCCGGCTCGTCGCGGCGCAAGCGGGTGGCACCGAGACCGACGAGGCGCTCGCACTCCGCTTCGAGGGCAGCCATCCGCTCGTCGCCGTGCAGGCCGGGCGCGGTCCAGTCCGCGCGGCAGGACGGCGAGGGTGGCCCGCCCGGCCCGGGCGGCGGCCCGGTGGGCGGCTCGGGCAGTTCGATGTCCGGTGCCATCGACTGCGCAAGCCGTGCCTGCGCAGTCGTCACGGCGTCCGCGCTGCTGCGCAACCAGGTGCTGACGAACAGCTGCGCATAGCCCGCCGGGTCGGCGGCAACCGCCGTCGTGCGAACGGCGGCTGCGGGCTCGTCCGGGGTGGCCGCCTCGACGGTGGTCGGGGTGGAGGTGATGGCGACGCCCAGGGCGATCGGGCCGGCCGCGATGACGGTCCAGACCGCCAGGCGCGAAAGACGCACCCGGCGTCGCATCGCCTCCAGCCGGGCGCCTGCCGCCATCGGAGCAGCGGCCTCGTTCTCCGCGGCCTGGTTGCCAGGGGACATGGTTGAACTCCCAGGTCAGAACGGATGTTGCTGACCTTGAGAAATCCCGCCGCCCCCGACCAGACCACCGACCACGAAGCCCCGACCACGGTCACGATGGGGATACCAAGTCCGTGGTCGGGTCTGTGGTCGGCCCGACCACAGACCCGACCACGGGTCAGCCCACTGGCGACCGCTCACCCTGTCCGCCACAAGCCCGCGGCTGACGATCCCTGCGCCCTCGTGCTGCGCGGGCAACGGACCGGCAGCGGGTGCGCAGACAGAGCCTGTCCGGGCCACGGCAGAGTCTGCGCAGGGCGGCACCCGAACCTGCGCACGAGAACATCACGAGCCCGCGGGCGGACTGCGCAGCCGCTCCGCGCAACCCGACTGCGCACGAACCTCGACCGGTTGCGCAGCCCGGTTGTTCACCGCCGATCACAGGATGCGCAATCGGGCTGCGCACTGGGTGCACGGCTGGGGGCGTGACGGGCGTGGTCGCCCCGACCATGAGCCCGACCACGGCAGCTAGCCGCTTGCGTTGCCGGATCGTGACCGATGGTCGGGGTCGATGGTCGTCAGCCTGGTCGGGGGCAGCGATTGAGCTGACGTCATGGAGCACAGGCACGCCCAGGAGCACCGGCCGCCCCACTTCGGCGGGCCCGGTGCCTAGCCGTGGCCACTGGGCGCGGCCGGCGTCAGGGGAACGGCGGTGAGCCGCTTCGGGTCGGGGATCCGCCGGGGCGTGATGGCGGCCGATGAGTTCACCCAGATCGCCAACGGCCTGTTCCGCGACTCCCACTTGTCGCTCAAGGCGAAGGGGATCTTCGGGTACATCAGTACGCACCGGAACGGCTGGCAGGTCACGGTCGCCGACCTCGTTCGCCTGGGGCCGGACGGACGGGAATCGGTCCGCACCGGCTTGACGGAGCTGGAGGCACACGGCTACCTGATCCGCAGGCGCCTGCGCCGCCCGGACGGCACCCTCGGCGAGATCGTCTACTGCATCACCGACCGCCCCGCCACGCTGGACATCGCGCTGATCGAAGCCCACTTGGCGATCGCGTCACCGCAGGCCGGGCACGCTGGCCGCCTCCCGGCGGGGATCCGCCGGGGCGTGATGGCGGCCGATCAGTTCACCCAGATCGCCAACGGCCTGTTCCGCACCACCCAGTTGTCCTTCAAGGCCAAGGGCCTGTTCGGACTGCTCTCCACGCACCGGGAGGGCTGGCGGATGACCGTCACCGATATCGCCCGCCGCGGCCGCGACGGTGAGTCAGGCGTCAAGAGCGGGCTGAAGGAACTGGAGCAGCGTGGCTTCCTTATCCGGGAACGCGAGCGAGACCCAGACGGCACCCTCGGCGCAGCCGCCTACTTCATCACTGACCTGCCCGCCTTGCAAAACAGCAGGTCAGAACCAGAGTCGGGTTTTCCACCAGTGGATGACCCTACGTTGGCTGACCGGCCCACTAAGAACACCAACAGAAAGAAGACCACGAAGCAGAACACCAGCCCCCTCCCTCCCGGCGCCCGCGCCGCGCGCCCGCGTCGTGCAGCGCCGCCAGCACCACGGATGGCACCGGCGCCCGCGGACCTCGAGCCGGGAGTCCGCCTGCTGCTGGCAATCGGCGCCCAGTGCCCCGAACTGCTGCTGACCGGGCAGGAAC of the Streptomyces sp. NBC_00287 genome contains:
- a CDS encoding SDR family NAD(P)-dependent oxidoreductase, with amino-acid sequence MSKKWTTANIPDQRGRVAVVTGANTGLGYETAKALAERGASVVLAVRNAKKGEQAAARMTGDVTVQALDLTSLDSVRTAAAALRSRLDRIDLLINNAGVMYTPKQTTRDGFEMQFATNHLGHFALTGLVLDLMLPVPGSRVVTVSSTGHRIRAAIHFDDLQWERSYSRAAAYGQSKLANLMFTYELQRRLATHGTTVAVAAHPGMSSTELARNIPAAFRLPLTWLAPLITQKPAMGALPTLRAATDPAALGGQYYGPGGRNEVMGHPRLVTSSPESYELAVQQRLWAVSEDLTGVKFPVVQSRQNSFPSGSAITM
- a CDS encoding MerR family transcriptional regulator, which gives rise to MTVTVAAAERLIRIGEVARGAGVSVRAVRYYEQQGLLVAERSPSGQRLYRQDAIALVRFFQQMFAVGLTSRRIAELLPCWDSGHTDAEQRAMLRAERERIQAKIDDLQAALDHLDEVIAITDTHP
- a CDS encoding GntR family transcriptional regulator, whose protein sequence is MTETAHTSTSPPGKQMLSEQVYAHIRDAIMRGDHAPGDALKPQELAKEQGVSLAVVREALVRVVGEGLADRLANRGFAVPAFSDRRWQEIAEARRTIEPVLLRMSVERGDVDWEARVRAAHHRLARTPAYEPEEGDYYSSAWSEAHRVFHRTLLEGCGNPVLLETFDRMWTASELARRWSAHHNPDRDHVGEHRRLEEAALARDADTAAEVLTQHLTQTAAVLTGRAHHEPTKKA
- a CDS encoding TetR/AcrR family transcriptional regulator; this encodes MTFQRARTEEQREMRRRAILDTASAMLDEMPVAAVTLNELSRRVGLAKPNVLRYFESREAVLLELLDHFLQEWLTELAGELAAGIDKNLPMAERAAAVAEILSRSLSSRVVLCDLFGAQGSVLEHNVSVEVVARYKRASLDRLTTMTALLLKYLPELGENATLFSLQTMVMAGALSAYSTPPPSLQAAYQAEPDLARFHLELKDSLKLALTATLLGVLPRR
- a CDS encoding SDR family oxidoreductase; this translates as MDINNSVALVTGANRGLGRAFSQRLLERGARKVYATARRPQTVDLPGVEVLPLDITDPASVKAAAEAAPDVSLLINNAGINTGTDLVTGSLDAVRHELETNLFGHLGMIREFAPALANNGGGAIVNVLSAMSWFGVKGANAYHLTKAAAWAMTNGVRLELAEQGTLVTAVHLGLADTDMAAGWPVDKIAPSDLADAALDGVETGSAEVLADQWSRDVKSRLPLTPEEFNAAMDRALAALMAA
- a CDS encoding YbhB/YbcL family Raf kinase inhibitor-like protein codes for the protein MSANDPFARLPEAASFTVTSATVTDGAAWSPEQFSGIFGVPGGKDVSPQLSWSGAPEGTKSYAVTVYDPDAPTGSGFWHWAVADIPATVTELPEGAGDDTGSGLPEGAFQLPGDARAARFIGAAPPAGHGPHRYFVVVHALGVESIGVAADATPAVLGFTMAGHILGRAVLTATAETRA
- a CDS encoding alpha/beta fold hydrolase, with product MAAAAFGALLLSGTCTSAAQDRQAAAPTGGSGGPPSAEGSGGLPAAGESGGLSGAVACPGLDGFTCATLTVPLDHSGRAPGRLGLKVAMADNAKAPRGVLLFLTGGPGQPGVPYVARLRQKLAPVLKDYRLVMVDQRGTGGGALQCPDLQRQMGSSDLTPPTEQAVTDCATALGPDRRYYGTNDTVADLELLRRALGARKMTLDGVSYGTYTAERYALAHPGHVARLVLDSVVPQTGYDPMDRAALRAAPRVLTQACEAIACTTDPAADLAEVVDTYDNGVDVLDALTTWGFVDPDYRAMIEALHEAANGDPAPLRRLITGTRQGSAATAEELSQGLHAATLCLDGRYPWGRSDAPVAGRADALAKAAARLTPADYGPFDAATATGNGSMLSCLYWPSTPAPPLPSAHRRLPAVPVLLLGGDRDLSTPVEWLYDQKRLTPRARVVVVPGAAHSVQSRATSDVGREAVHDFLLGR
- a CDS encoding VOC family protein — encoded protein: MSPGNQAAENEAAAPMAAGARLEAMRRRVRLSRLAVWTVIAAGPIALGVAITSTPTTVEAATPDEPAAAVRTTAVAADPAGYAQLFVSTWLRSSADAVTTAQARLAQSMAPDIELPEPPTGPPPGPGGPPSPSCRADWTAPGLHGDERMAALEAECERLVGLGATRLRRDEPAPPTSAGYIVMADPEGNEFCRD
- a CDS encoding metal-dependent transcriptional regulator gives rise to the protein MSRLIDTTETYLRTTLELEEEGTVPLRVRIAERLNQSGPTVSQTVARMERDGLLHVALDRHLELTPEGRRLATRVLRKHRLAECLLVDVIGLEWEQVHAEACRWEHVMSEAVERRVLKLLNHPTESPYGNPIPGLQELGEKSTVDPFPDESMVRLSDLKPGPNGASAVVRRIRELIQTDPQLMYTLRHAGVQPGAVVTVTSLPGGVIVGNGGEAAELTTQTAAHVFVTKR